CCTCTTCATCATCTGATGCATCGAAAATATCATCCAGGGTATCGTTTActttacaataaataaaagataagttATAAGCATGCACGGCTTGCAAAACTGTCAGCAATGAGCTCTGCAACTTCAAAAATACAGAGTACAGAAACAGACTCACTCTTTGCTAGTTGGCCATAAGCTGGACACAGAAGAGATTTAAAGTAATTTAAGACTACACTATTCcttgcactttatttttttacagatacTTCAAGGGGGTTGTCTTTTTCTGGAATACAAGGTGGGTAGTGCACAGATTCTCTAGAAGGCAGGACTTCAAGTAAAATATAGGGTGTACCATGCTCACCAAAACAGTCTACGCCTTTCATATAAATCTCCACAAATCTCCAGTGTTTAAAACATTATACTATGCTGGAAGATCTATTTGAGCTTTGCAGCTGTACTAAAAAAGCTGAATGATTGCCAATATACATTCCTGCATGAACGCTGGCTAAGCAGTAGGGGGAGCCCTTTAGAGAGGATGATTCAGGTTGATGACTCGGCACACAAAACTCCCCTCTGGAATGCTGACCATATGATGACGTACAGAATTGGCCCAGTTGCAGTCACTTAATAAAAACATGGGGTGGCAATGAGAACAGATATACCGTACGATATGTGTACTCACTCATTTCTTCTGTCATTTCCATTTTCATGTTTTCTTTCTGGAAGTTTTGCATGGTTTGgagggttttctgggggtccaTTTTTTTGTTTACTGCTTGCATtgtctaaaaaataaatgaagaaccAATTATAAGGCTGGCATCTTCTATAGCTCACGTAGAAATCCAGACAACACACTTATATATGAATTAAAAGTGCCTTTATTAAAATCTTAGGGCACAGAACAGAAAAGTTTCAAACTGCAATTTATCAAGCTGAGTTGAAAATTGAATTTTCCATAGCTCTACATTAAAAACGGcacacaaaagcaaagatctctaAATGGTAAAAATGCTCCTTGTATGGGGGCTTAAACGGGACCTTTCACTGCAAAGgactataataaaagtcctttgaaaattaaacatggaacccaaattctttttttatataaaatcatcCAATcatctgtaataaatgtattttaaaatctgatctgtcgcaggcataaaggcagggcaggcaatatatgactgacagatcagatttttagttacaattactttcactgtcCATTCAGCACGTCTTTACATGTTACCGAGATGgctcatacacaagattttggggttacACAAaactttccttaataacagtgtccacaaaatggtgcctgcctgcttgctgtgattgtaaatttcaagactaaagaaaacaaaattaaaataatttatacagtataagtaaagtttcatttaagtttaaaagaaaaggattcggaattatttcttagagcgACAGGTCCCTGTGAGAGGTAATAATAGGTCAAAGGTAATAATAGGTCTAAGTGCAAGACACAATTTGGCATGTGTTTTGTAAGGGGCCGACATAACGCAATGTTCAGTGACTCTCTGTGACTGTGCTTAGGAGGGGGTCTTACCCTTGGCACAGCCATTCAATACAGTGAATAGGTGGATTAGTGCAGTGTTTCCCTATACCTACAGCTATGCAGCCGTCTGATGGGCTGGGTGTCACCTGACCGCTCCCCTGGGTTGCTAGTCCTTATGCTGCCTGCACGGCCCATCAAGAGGGCCTGGCTACATGGAATGGAGAGAATTCTGAAGTTGTTAATGGTTACCTTTGCTGTTGTTGACATTGCGCCAGCCATCTTCATCTGGGAGCTCATAACTTTGGTCTGGGTTGACATCGATGTGACTTTGGAACTGACGGCATATGTGCGGGTTTTTTGCTTACGCAGCTGTACAAGCTGCTTGGCGAGTACTCTGCAGGCATCTTTGTTACCCGCCTTTGCCATCTTCTTTATTTCCATTTCCtgtgaaacaaaaaaatatcaatattgtACAGCATTCACTTTTATTCAGTTATTCGTACTTGTGGCTCTTAAAACCTAAACTATGTTCtggtgcatgatgggagctgtagtctccTAGGCATACGAAGACAACTaaacttttcttttattctttaagACAATAAGTCAGATAAGGTGGGGGAACCAATTTGTTAGGAACCCAGGGAATCAGAATACTTTCCATTTCAAAGCTTTGCCACTCATTTCTTCATTTTTCCAAGGTTTCCTTGTACTGGCACGTGAACAGTATATTAAGGCCAGAAATGTTAATAAACAGCACATATTCTGGCCCTGGATTGGTACAAGGGATCATGGGAAATTACTGTGCAGTATATATGTTAGTGCAAGGTATAATAAAGAAACATGGCAGCAAGATGCGGAGATGGAAGCTATCCACCCGGGCCGGTGATCCCCGATTAGCGTTTGGCACCTCTTCCTTTGTAAATCTGACTTACTTTGTTCTTTCAATATTGACATTTAATATACAGAAGAACAAACCTAATAAAACTGTAgttgtttaaaaatgattctgtGCTTGGCTGCAAATTTTCTTATAAACTTTGCCAGAAGTGGGTCATGCAAGGAAAACACAAATGGTTCCCAATTTTTGCAAGGCATTAGACAGATGTAATGGGTGTGCTCCTGTAATAGGTTCTTTGCACTTCATAAACTGTGATGTCCTACAGTGAAATAAATTGCAAATAAACCATACCTTCCATTAGATAGACTCTACGGATAGGCAGCATAACGGCGTCCTTGGCTGTGCAGaatgtctgtgcttgtgtggttTATAAGCTACCCATGATTTAGCAGGAGTCTCAGTTCCGTAACGCAACATATAACCACATATTAGAGGAGATAGCTTTTCTACTCCACTTACCAGCTGTTTTTCCTGTTTCTCCAAGGCCGCCCGGTCTCTGGTTATAGCCCTCTGAGTACCTCTTAACTCCTTATTCTGCTCCCTGATTATATCTGCCGGAAGGAAAGAAAAGGCTCAGAAAATAATCCTTCCCATTATAGCTGTCTGGCTAAACTCTGTGATTCCAACCCAAGAAGAATTGAATGTTTCTTATGTTACATTCTCAGCACATTGGGCTTCATGTAAATAGTTCCAATATAAGCTCAAGAACAAATGAAAGCAATTACTGCTCCCCAATGTAAGAACGGAGGGCATTAACATTTACATTTGAGATAATAAAAAGGTTTAATAGTGCTGCCGCGTGGAAGGTCAGCCCAGTAATCACAAATGAACGCAGTATTACCTCCCCTAATCATCTTTATGAAGCTCACTCGTGCCTCCAACATGTAAATATTTAATAAGTAACatttaaaacatgcaaaaaattaaactgcaaatcagaaaatatgtaattccctgctttttttttaatgctgttcaTCTAACAGA
This sequence is a window from Xenopus tropicalis strain Nigerian chromosome 2, UCB_Xtro_10.0, whole genome shotgun sequence. Protein-coding genes within it:
- the chmp2b gene encoding charged multivesicular body protein 2b, with the translated sequence MASLFKKKTVDDIIREQNKELRGTQRAITRDRAALEKQEKQLEMEIKKMAKAGNKDACRVLAKQLVQLRKQKTRTYAVSSKVTSMSTQTKVMSSQMKMAGAMSTTAKTMQAVNKKMDPQKTLQTMQNFQKENMKMEMTEEMINDTLDDIFDASDDEEESQDIVNQVLDEIGIEISGKMAKAPSAAKGLPSTSASKSSGISDEEIERQLKALGVD